A window of the Thalassospira sp. TSL5-1 genome harbors these coding sequences:
- a CDS encoding ABC transporter ATP-binding protein, producing MISAENSAGQTGSPVVVTQTSQRFGRNTVLEAIDLAVAPGEVVALLGPSGCGKTTLLRLLAGLSRPTTGSIHIGDQLVADASSGAFVPPERRSIGMVFQDYALWPHMTVAQNVGFPLEMQNIGRAERDTRIAGALEMVGLGHVAERQPGTLSGGQQQRVALARAIVSRPRLVLFDEPLSNLDRELRESLVVDIAALLRKLGMTAVYVTHDHGEAFAIADRVAILHSGHILQIDAPEQLVGKPVSPQVVDFLKLGLVLPAEVQNGDLVIRGGKQRLSPPSTLINGSRSGDLFLPRAALRAASGSGGPEKGSAISGIVIHSMFRGDGYAVQMRFDQNIAIEMFSATRLGDGTVHDLDISWDRAFWYPHDAAQVPSHT from the coding sequence ATGATTTCTGCTGAAAATTCTGCCGGGCAAACCGGTTCCCCGGTTGTTGTGACACAAACGTCACAGCGTTTTGGCCGCAATACCGTGCTAGAAGCCATTGATCTTGCCGTTGCGCCGGGCGAGGTGGTTGCGCTGCTGGGCCCGTCGGGCTGCGGTAAAACCACATTGTTGCGGTTACTGGCCGGCCTGTCGCGGCCGACAACGGGCAGCATTCATATTGGGGATCAATTGGTGGCCGATGCGTCATCCGGGGCGTTTGTGCCGCCGGAACGGCGCTCCATTGGCATGGTGTTTCAGGATTATGCCCTGTGGCCACATATGACGGTGGCGCAAAATGTCGGTTTTCCGCTGGAAATGCAAAATATTGGCCGCGCCGAACGCGACACCCGCATTGCCGGTGCGTTGGAAATGGTCGGGCTGGGCCATGTGGCAGAGCGCCAGCCAGGCACGCTTTCGGGCGGGCAGCAGCAGCGTGTTGCCCTTGCCCGTGCGATTGTGTCGCGCCCGCGTTTGGTTTTGTTTGATGAACCGCTTTCAAACCTGGACCGCGAATTGCGCGAAAGCCTTGTGGTCGATATTGCCGCTCTGTTGCGCAAACTGGGCATGACGGCGGTTTATGTCACGCATGATCATGGCGAGGCCTTTGCCATTGCCGATCGTGTCGCCATTCTTCACAGCGGCCATATTTTACAAATTGATGCCCCCGAACAGCTTGTTGGCAAACCCGTTTCGCCGCAGGTGGTGGATTTCCTCAAGCTGGGGCTGGTGCTGCCCGCCGAGGTGCAAAATGGCGATCTGGTTATTCGTGGTGGGAAACAGCGCCTCTCGCCTCCGTCAACACTGATCAATGGCAGTCGTTCTGGTGATTTGTTTTTGCCGCGTGCTGCCCTTCGGGCTGCATCGGGCTCTGGCGGGCCGGAAAAGGGTAGTGCGATTAGCGGCATCGTGATTCACAGCATGTTTCGCGGTGATGGTTATGCCGTGCAGATGCGGTTTGACCAGAATATCGCAATTGAAATGTTCAGTGCCACGCGCCTGGGGGACGGCACGGTGCATGACCTTGATATCTCGTGGGATCGGGCCTTTTGGTATCCGCATGATGCGGCACAGGTCCCGTCTCATACATAA
- a CDS encoding arsenic transporter — translation MLALLIFVITLVFVIWQPRGLGIGWSALAGACAALMAGVVGWGDVAIVWDIVWDATFTFVALIIISLVLDDAGFFAWAALHIARWGKGSSRRLFPLIIILGAIISAFFANDGAALLLTPIMLAILLRLKFSEKSALAFIIATGFVADSTSLPLVISNLVNIVSANYFGVSFARYALVMVPVNIVSLLATLLVLWLYFRRDIPRSYPLERLEEPAHAIRDRQVFYAAFPIIGVLLIALFVTAHLGIPICLFMGAAALALMAIAGRWFAGGKNRVISLSHVLKNAPWQIVLFSIGMYLVVYGLGQAWLTADAADFLAIIGHQGIYIATIGSGFAAAILASVMNNLPATLIGALAVDHVGGHVPPVIQQLMIYANVIGNDLGPKFTPIGSLATLLWLHVLAGKGHKITWGQYMKVGIVITTPVLFLTLLALALWYPLLPPAIAP, via the coding sequence ATGCTTGCATTGCTGATTTTTGTGATCACGCTTGTTTTCGTGATCTGGCAACCCCGTGGCCTGGGCATTGGCTGGAGTGCCCTTGCCGGGGCTTGCGCGGCCCTGATGGCCGGTGTGGTGGGCTGGGGCGACGTTGCCATTGTCTGGGATATTGTCTGGGATGCGACCTTTACCTTTGTCGCGCTGATCATTATCTCGCTGGTCCTGGATGATGCCGGTTTCTTTGCCTGGGCCGCCCTGCATATTGCCCGCTGGGGCAAGGGCAGCAGCCGGCGGTTATTCCCGCTGATCATTATTTTGGGTGCCATCATTTCGGCCTTTTTTGCCAATGACGGGGCGGCCCTGCTGTTAACGCCCATCATGCTGGCGATTTTACTGCGCCTTAAATTCAGCGAAAAATCCGCCCTGGCCTTTATCATTGCCACCGGCTTTGTTGCCGATTCCACCAGCCTGCCGCTGGTGATTTCCAATTTGGTCAATATTGTCAGCGCCAATTATTTCGGTGTCAGTTTTGCGCGTTATGCGCTGGTGATGGTGCCGGTCAATATCGTTTCATTGCTGGCAACGCTGCTGGTCCTGTGGCTGTATTTCCGCCGGGACATTCCGCGCAGCTACCCGCTGGAACGGCTGGAAGAACCCGCCCACGCCATTCGCGACCGGCAGGTTTTTTATGCCGCCTTTCCCATCATTGGGGTGCTGCTGATTGCCCTGTTCGTCACCGCCCATCTGGGTATTCCCATTTGCCTGTTCATGGGGGCCGCCGCCCTGGCGCTGATGGCGATTGCCGGGCGCTGGTTTGCCGGGGGCAAAAACCGGGTGATTTCGCTTTCGCACGTTCTGAAAAACGCGCCCTGGCAAATCGTGCTGTTTTCCATTGGCATGTATCTGGTGGTCTATGGGCTGGGGCAGGCGTGGCTCACCGCCGATGCAGCCGATTTTCTGGCCATTATCGGCCATCAGGGCATTTATATTGCCACCATTGGCTCCGGCTTTGCCGCTGCCATTCTGGCATCGGTGATGAACAACCTGCCCGCCACGCTTATTGGCGCCCTTGCGGTTGATCATGTTGGCGGGCATGTTCCGCCCGTCATTCAGCAACTGATGATTTATGCCAATGTCATCGGTAATGACCTGGGCCCCAAATTCACCCCGATAGGCAGCCTTGCCACCCTGCTTTGGCTACATGTGCTGGCGGGCAAAGGCCATAAAATCACCTGGGGGCAATATATGAAAGTTGGCATCGTCATCACCACACCGGTGCTGTTTTTAACCCTGCTGGCCCTTGCGCTGTGGTATCCGCTCTTGCCACCCGCAATCGCGCCATAA
- a CDS encoding ABC transporter substrate-binding protein: protein MKSLKTVLLAGFACLALTGNAMAQSVTVYTAGPGGLIEKLAAGFKDETGIDVNVFQATTGKVMARLEAESANPVADVVISASWKTATSFAKKDMLLDYTSANAKTVPDFLKGPGYVAQGISALAIAWNPKSGTPKPADWSDLTKAEYKDLITMPDPAQSGSAYELLAALTAQPDLGWKLFEGLAANKMIVPGANAQALNPVLQGAKAVVFGAVDYIGLSQAAKGESIEVIFPKSGTVIAPRPMMILKTSSHQNEAKKFIDYVLSDAGQAMVAKTQLMPARSDVKADRPLIADLKILEVDPKTDRKAVLDRFAKTFGME, encoded by the coding sequence ATGAAAAGCCTGAAAACGGTTCTGCTGGCTGGGTTTGCCTGCCTTGCCCTGACGGGAAATGCAATGGCGCAAAGTGTGACGGTTTATACTGCCGGTCCGGGGGGATTGATTGAAAAGCTCGCCGCTGGTTTCAAGGATGAAACCGGCATTGATGTGAATGTGTTTCAGGCCACCACCGGCAAGGTCATGGCCCGCCTTGAAGCGGAATCCGCCAACCCGGTTGCCGATGTGGTGATTTCGGCATCGTGGAAAACCGCCACCAGCTTTGCCAAAAAGGACATGCTGCTGGATTACACCAGTGCAAATGCCAAAACCGTGCCCGATTTCCTGAAAGGTCCGGGATATGTCGCCCAGGGTATTTCCGCCCTTGCCATTGCCTGGAATCCCAAAAGCGGCACGCCGAAACCGGCCGATTGGTCCGATTTGACCAAGGCGGAATATAAAGACCTGATCACGATGCCAGACCCGGCACAGTCTGGCTCAGCCTATGAGCTGCTGGCCGCGCTAACCGCCCAGCCGGATTTGGGTTGGAAACTGTTTGAAGGTTTGGCGGCCAATAAAATGATTGTACCCGGTGCGAACGCCCAGGCCCTGAACCCGGTGTTGCAGGGGGCCAAGGCGGTTGTGTTTGGTGCGGTCGACTATATTGGCCTGTCACAGGCGGCCAAAGGGGAATCAATCGAGGTGATTTTCCCGAAAAGCGGCACTGTGATTGCCCCGCGTCCGATGATGATTTTAAAAACCTCGTCCCATCAGAACGAAGCCAAAAAATTCATCGATTACGTTTTGTCCGATGCCGGTCAGGCGATGGTGGCAAAAACCCAGTTGATGCCTGCCCGTTCCGACGTCAAGGCTGACCGTCCGTTGATTGCGGATCTGAAAATCCTGGAAGTTGATCCGAAAACCGACCGCAAGGCGGTGCTTGATCGCTTCGCCAAGACCTTTGGCATGGAATAA
- a CDS encoding DNA-3-methyladenine glycosylase I codes for MTNSKHASQGPAAPTAHSEPTRCKWAHTHIDKPFYVEYHDREWGVPVHDDRHFFEMLILEGAQAGLSWLTVLSRRDQYRAAYDNFDVEKVASYDDAKQAALLADSGIIRNRLKVVSSVRNAQIFLDIAEEFGSFDAYVWRFVNGKPIINHWQNIGDVPVTTEVSDALSKDLHKRGMRFVGSTIIYSYLQATGLVMDHTTDCFRYHDLTRG; via the coding sequence ATGACCAACTCCAAGCATGCCAGCCAGGGACCTGCTGCACCAACAGCCCACAGCGAACCAACACGCTGCAAATGGGCACACACCCATATCGACAAGCCGTTTTACGTTGAATATCACGACAGGGAATGGGGTGTCCCCGTGCATGATGACCGGCATTTTTTTGAAATGCTGATCCTGGAAGGCGCCCAGGCCGGGTTAAGCTGGCTAACGGTTTTATCCCGGCGCGACCAGTACCGGGCGGCCTATGACAATTTCGACGTGGAAAAGGTTGCATCCTATGACGATGCCAAACAGGCCGCCCTTTTGGCCGATAGCGGCATCATCCGCAACCGCCTGAAAGTCGTCAGCAGTGTGCGCAACGCCCAGATATTCCTTGATATCGCCGAGGAATTTGGCAGCTTTGATGCCTATGTCTGGCGGTTTGTTAATGGCAAGCCCATCATCAATCACTGGCAAAATATCGGGGATGTGCCTGTCACCACCGAAGTCAGCGATGCACTGTCAAAGGACCTGCATAAACGCGGCATGCGCTTTGTCGGATCAACGATCATTTATTCCTATTTGCAGGCAACCGGCCTGGTGATGGACCACACCACCGACTGTTTCCGCTATCATGACCTTACGCGCGGCTAA
- a CDS encoding efflux transporter outer membrane subunit codes for MRFCALLKHGPVLGSAMLVLAGCVTAGPDYQAPQFDLKATYSPQIPQIADHKPDQARWWESTTDPVLSRLVADGLKSNIDLKIAASRIAEARAVARGVTGNNGLQIGATAGGRQERQWSTREKGNYQDDLGGNAGIDLSWTPDIWGGQAREGQVAEADVLQQVYLREDVYRVVIADIIRNYITLRGTQQRQILLRNSLDLQRQTRDIVDLRAQSGLASDLDFSRAQAEVSDIEATLPVLQTSIDRSINAIAILTGAQPGTYRDLLSKSAPLPEFDSAPPIGVPADLLRRRPDVRAAELGLISATAEIGVRTAELYPELKLDGSLSLAASGYGSGPIVRTALAAISAVIDATIYDGGVRKANITVAEEQARQAFYTYRKTLLAAISDVESAIFGYVGAVSQRDSLVLAVSHHRQAFEQSRVRYTQGLSNFLDVLDAQRTLTRSEQDLADAQTSLELETINLYSAVGLDAEEVDRLAENMNRDSAPEKDGFDPFYVQPAG; via the coding sequence ATGCGGTTTTGTGCCCTGTTAAAACATGGCCCGGTTTTGGGCAGTGCGATGCTGGTATTGGCCGGCTGTGTCACCGCGGGGCCGGATTATCAGGCCCCGCAATTTGACCTGAAGGCAACCTACAGCCCGCAAATTCCGCAAATTGCCGATCATAAACCCGATCAGGCGCGCTGGTGGGAAAGCACAACCGACCCGGTTTTATCCCGGCTTGTGGCCGATGGCCTCAAAAGCAATATTGACCTTAAAATTGCCGCCAGCCGCATTGCCGAGGCCCGGGCCGTTGCCCGGGGTGTTACTGGCAATAATGGCCTGCAAATTGGCGCAACGGCGGGCGGGCGACAGGAGCGACAATGGTCCACGCGCGAAAAGGGCAATTATCAGGATGATCTGGGCGGGAATGCTGGGATTGACCTTTCGTGGACGCCGGACATTTGGGGCGGGCAGGCGCGCGAGGGTCAGGTGGCCGAGGCCGATGTGTTGCAGCAGGTTTATTTGCGCGAGGATGTGTATCGCGTGGTAATTGCCGATATTATCCGCAATTACATCACCCTGCGCGGTACCCAGCAACGCCAGATTTTGTTGCGCAATTCGCTGGATTTACAACGCCAGACCCGCGATATCGTCGATTTGCGTGCGCAGTCCGGCTTGGCATCGGACCTGGATTTTTCACGCGCCCAGGCCGAGGTTTCCGATATCGAGGCAACATTGCCCGTCCTGCAAACCAGCATTGACCGGTCCATTAATGCCATTGCCATTTTAACCGGGGCGCAGCCGGGCACTTACCGTGATCTGTTAAGCAAGTCCGCCCCCCTGCCGGAATTTGACAGCGCCCCACCCATTGGCGTGCCCGCCGATTTGTTGCGCCGTCGCCCCGATGTGCGGGCGGCCGAACTGGGCCTGATTTCCGCCACAGCCGAAATTGGCGTGCGCACGGCAGAGCTTTATCCTGAACTGAAACTGGATGGCAGCCTGTCGCTTGCCGCGTCTGGCTATGGCAGCGGGCCGATTGTACGTACCGCCCTTGCCGCGATCAGCGCGGTAATTGATGCCACCATTTATGATGGCGGCGTGCGCAAGGCCAATATCACCGTGGCCGAAGAACAGGCCCGGCAGGCCTTTTATACCTATCGTAAAACGCTTTTGGCCGCGATTAGCGATGTTGAATCGGCGATATTTGGCTATGTCGGTGCGGTATCGCAGCGCGATAGCCTGGTTCTGGCGGTATCACATCATCGCCAGGCATTCGAGCAATCGCGCGTGCGCTATACCCAGGGCCTGTCGAATTTTTTGGATGTGCTGGATGCACAACGCACTTTGACACGATCCGAACAGGATTTGGCCGATGCACAAACCAGCCTGGAACTGGAAACCATCAATTTGTATTCGGCCGTCGGGCTGGATGCGGAGGAAGTGGACCGGCTGGCGGAAAATATGAACCGGGACAGCGCGCCTGAAAAGGATGGGTTTGACCCGTTTTATGTTCAGCCTGCCGGATAA
- the arsH gene encoding arsenical resistance protein ArsH, with amino-acid sequence MTEKDFSDLPNIDGNSLQPIDFAKLAGPDTPKHAPRILVLYGSVRERSYSRLLSEEATRLLEWYGCEVRTFNPSGLPLPDDADAEHPKVHELRGLAEWAEGMVWVSPERHGAITAVMKAQIDWIPLSLGGVRPTQGKTLAIMQVCGGSQSFNAVNQLRILGRWMRMLTIPNQSSVAKAFNEFDDTGRMKPSPYYNRVVDVCEELVKFTLLTRHHSAYLTSRYSERVETAEELSRRVNQPSL; translated from the coding sequence ATGACCGAAAAAGACTTTTCCGACCTGCCCAATATCGACGGGAACAGCCTCCAGCCGATTGATTTTGCAAAGCTGGCAGGCCCAGATACCCCCAAACATGCCCCGCGTATTCTGGTACTTTATGGGTCGGTACGGGAACGATCCTATTCGCGCCTGTTATCGGAGGAAGCCACCCGCCTGCTGGAATGGTATGGCTGCGAGGTGAGAACCTTTAACCCCTCCGGCCTGCCTTTGCCCGATGATGCCGACGCCGAACACCCAAAGGTTCACGAATTACGCGGCCTAGCCGAATGGGCCGAAGGCATGGTGTGGGTTTCACCCGAACGCCACGGCGCCATAACAGCGGTGATGAAAGCCCAAATAGACTGGATCCCGCTATCCTTGGGCGGTGTGCGCCCCACCCAGGGCAAAACCCTTGCCATCATGCAGGTTTGTGGCGGCAGCCAAAGTTTCAATGCGGTCAACCAGCTTCGCATTTTGGGCCGCTGGATGCGGATGCTGACCATCCCCAACCAGTCATCCGTTGCCAAGGCCTTCAACGAATTTGACGATACCGGGCGCATGAAACCCTCGCCCTATTACAACCGCGTTGTCGATGTCTGCGAGGAACTGGTGAAATTCACGCTCCTGACCCGCCATCATTCCGCCTATTTGACATCGCGTTATTCCGAACGTGTTGAAACCGCCGAGGAGCTTTCCCGGCGGGTCAATCAACCCTCCCTCTAG
- a CDS encoding alpha-ketoglutarate-dependent dioxygenase AlkB — protein sequence MRDLFADQPPQNMLPCDGDARLYRDVLPIDEADRIFERLHMALNWQQETAHIMGRDIAVPRLTSWYGEVAYRYSGVYHPAAPFPKILLPLRKLAEEHAGQSFNTVLLNLYRDGRDSVSWHADDEDVLGDNPVIASLSFGGERRFHMRHNQSGERVSIDLPHNSLLIMGGAMQHYWQHQIPKTARPVEPRINLTFRKTVAERNA from the coding sequence ATGCGCGACCTGTTTGCTGATCAGCCCCCGCAAAATATGTTGCCCTGTGATGGTGATGCCCGGCTGTACCGGGATGTTTTGCCCATCGACGAGGCCGACCGCATTTTCGAGCGGCTGCACATGGCGCTGAACTGGCAGCAGGAAACGGCCCATATTATGGGGCGCGATATTGCCGTACCCCGCCTGACATCCTGGTATGGTGAAGTGGCCTATCGTTATAGCGGTGTTTATCACCCGGCAGCCCCCTTTCCCAAAATATTGCTGCCGTTACGCAAGCTGGCCGAAGAACATGCCGGGCAAAGTTTTAACACTGTGTTGCTGAATTTGTATCGCGATGGCCGTGACAGTGTTTCCTGGCATGCCGATGACGAGGATGTTTTAGGCGATAACCCGGTGATTGCCAGTTTATCCTTTGGCGGGGAAAGGCGGTTTCATATGCGTCATAACCAAAGTGGCGAACGGGTCAGTATTGATTTGCCCCATAATTCCCTGCTGATCATGGGTGGGGCGATGCAGCATTACTGGCAGCATCAAATTCCCAAAACCGCGCGTCCGGTGGAACCGCGCATTAACCTGACCTTTCGTAAAACCGTGGCCGAGCGGAACGCCTGA
- a CDS encoding methyl-accepting chemotaxis protein gives MFLSKRNQISENQTALSQAQAQQQEEALLYKHILNAIPSRLLACDLEGNVRYMSYGFGELIYSGRGENAASAKGKNINDLHRVLGQDKFRNLGRSLNRLPLEYRIRIDEDTILVAITVMKNDDGTPNGFALSADIITDEVSLGKNCVELSREVSNSAIALKKLSGELTQSSTTGAELAGNVRSASDTTAVTAQRVASASEEMTQSINEISRQIDRLTEIANRAVKEMDHTGSVMNQLSDAVDEIGSVVKIIQDIASQTNLLALNATIEAARAGDAGKGFAVVANEVKTLATQTARSTQEITDRISAIRDNTSRVVNELSDTRTVIEENEEIAGNLGTVVEQQRAASQEITVNIQQVASGVKTISSDLGKLDELADQTSDQANRLTSFSSDLSGHSETLYGQVKSLLKNAD, from the coding sequence ATGTTTCTGTCGAAACGAAATCAGATCAGCGAAAACCAGACCGCCCTGTCCCAGGCGCAGGCCCAACAGCAGGAAGAAGCCCTGCTTTACAAGCATATCCTGAACGCCATTCCCAGCCGTTTGCTTGCCTGTGACCTTGAGGGCAATGTGCGTTATATGTCTTATGGTTTTGGCGAACTGATCTATTCGGGGCGGGGTGAAAATGCAGCATCCGCCAAAGGCAAAAACATCAACGATCTGCACCGCGTCCTAGGCCAGGACAAGTTCCGGAATCTGGGACGGTCCTTAAATCGCCTGCCGCTGGAATATCGCATTCGTATCGACGAGGACACCATTCTGGTCGCCATTACCGTCATGAAGAATGACGACGGCACCCCCAACGGTTTTGCGCTATCGGCCGACATTATCACCGACGAAGTTTCCCTTGGTAAGAACTGCGTTGAATTGTCTCGCGAGGTCAGTAATTCCGCCATTGCCCTAAAAAAACTGTCCGGCGAACTAACCCAGTCCTCTACCACAGGTGCCGAGCTGGCGGGAAATGTTCGCTCGGCTTCCGATACCACCGCCGTCACCGCCCAGCGCGTTGCCTCCGCCTCCGAGGAAATGACACAGTCGATCAACGAAATTTCCCGCCAGATCGACCGGCTGACCGAAATTGCCAATCGTGCGGTCAAGGAAATGGACCATACCGGTTCGGTGATGAACCAACTTAGTGATGCGGTGGATGAAATAGGCTCGGTGGTGAAAATCATTCAGGACATCGCCAGCCAGACCAACCTTTTGGCTCTTAATGCCACCATCGAGGCGGCCCGTGCCGGGGATGCGGGCAAAGGTTTTGCCGTGGTTGCCAACGAGGTTAAAACCCTGGCAACCCAAACCGCCCGGTCTACCCAGGAAATTACCGATCGCATCAGCGCCATTCGCGACAATACCAGCCGCGTTGTCAACGAACTCAGCGATACCCGCACCGTGATCGAGGAAAACGAGGAAATAGCTGGCAATCTTGGCACCGTTGTCGAACAGCAGCGTGCTGCCTCGCAGGAGATCACCGTCAATATTCAGCAAGTTGCCAGTGGCGTCAAAACGATCTCCAGCGATCTTGGCAAGCTGGACGAGCTTGCCGACCAGACATCGGACCAGGCCAACCGCCTTACCAGCTTCTCAAGCGACCTTTCGGGCCATTCCGAAACACTTTATGGCCAGGTTAAGAGTTTGCTAAAGAACGCCGACTAA
- the arsC gene encoding arsenate reductase (glutaredoxin) (This arsenate reductase requires both glutathione and glutaredoxin to convert arsenate to arsenite, after which the efflux transporter formed by ArsA and ArsB can extrude the arsenite from the cell, providing resistance.), producing the protein MISVIYHNPECGTSRNTLEIMRQSGEEPHVIEYLKTPPTRAKLCDLITAMGITPRELLRRKGTPYDELGLEDETLDDNALIDAMMAHPILINRPIVVTELGTRLCRPSEQVLALLPHPVTSFTKEDGEIITLTPAD; encoded by the coding sequence ATGATCTCGGTGATTTATCACAACCCGGAATGCGGCACATCGCGCAATACGCTTGAAATCATGCGGCAATCTGGCGAGGAACCGCACGTTATTGAATATCTGAAAACGCCGCCAACCCGCGCCAAGCTGTGCGACCTGATTACGGCGATGGGGATCACCCCCCGCGAATTGTTGCGGCGAAAAGGCACGCCCTATGACGAACTGGGGCTAGAGGATGAAACCCTTGATGACAATGCACTCATCGATGCCATGATGGCCCATCCCATCCTGATCAACCGGCCGATTGTTGTCACCGAATTGGGAACAAGGCTGTGTCGCCCGTCCGAACAGGTACTGGCCCTGCTGCCCCATCCGGTCACGTCTTTCACCAAGGAAGACGGCGAAATCATCACCCTTACGCCAGCAGACTGA
- a CDS encoding LacI family DNA-binding transcriptional regulator, whose amino-acid sequence MGNRVRLVDVARAAGVSQGTASNAFGKPHLVRDELREKILAVAAEMGYRGPHVMARMLRTGKAGALGVVFPDNLEYAFSDPVAIELLRGIGRECARQSVNMMIISAENHEQAVAAVNNAAVDAFLVHCYSEHNDVIAAIRRRNLPMVGIDTDIAGATATVVLDDFEGAASAARHLLECGARKFAILSLQADEEGQFGLMDARRRGAVSHRVVRERLAGYHSVLKEAGIDVADIVHIECENLSENVRGQVVELMAQFPDLDGILAMSDVIAIGALEALAKTGHEVPGQVRVMGIDGVARGARTTPPLSTVAQNSVEKGRVAAELALAGDDVAEPVLLKTRLLVRASSQVIAP is encoded by the coding sequence ATGGGCAATCGGGTTCGTCTGGTGGATGTGGCCAGGGCTGCAGGGGTTTCCCAGGGGACGGCATCTAATGCGTTTGGCAAACCGCACCTGGTGCGCGATGAATTGCGCGAGAAGATTTTGGCCGTCGCAGCCGAAATGGGCTATCGCGGACCCCATGTAATGGCGCGCATGTTGCGTACTGGCAAGGCTGGTGCGCTGGGGGTGGTTTTTCCCGATAACCTTGAATATGCCTTTAGTGACCCGGTGGCGATTGAATTGTTGCGCGGCATTGGCCGCGAATGTGCGCGTCAGTCGGTCAATATGATGATCATTTCGGCCGAAAACCACGAACAGGCGGTGGCTGCGGTGAATAATGCCGCCGTCGATGCTTTTCTGGTGCATTGTTATTCTGAACATAACGACGTCATTGCTGCCATTCGCCGCCGTAACCTGCCAATGGTGGGCATTGATACCGACATTGCCGGGGCAACAGCCACGGTGGTGCTCGATGATTTTGAAGGGGCGGCAAGTGCCGCGCGCCACTTGCTGGAATGCGGGGCGCGCAAATTTGCCATTCTATCGCTTCAGGCCGATGAAGAGGGGCAATTTGGCCTGATGGATGCACGAAGGCGTGGCGCGGTGAGCCATCGTGTCGTGCGTGAAAGGCTGGCGGGCTACCATTCTGTTTTGAAAGAGGCCGGTATTGATGTTGCCGACATTGTGCATATTGAATGCGAAAACCTGTCGGAAAATGTGCGCGGCCAGGTGGTGGAGCTGATGGCGCAGTTCCCCGATCTTGATGGCATTCTTGCCATGTCCGATGTGATTGCGATTGGCGCGTTAGAAGCCCTTGCAAAAACCGGCCATGAGGTGCCCGGCCAGGTGCGGGTGATGGGCATTGATGGTGTGGCGCGCGGGGCGCGCACAACACCGCCGCTGAGCACGGTTGCACAAAATTCGGTCGAAAAGGGCCGGGTCGCTGCCGAATTGGCCCTTGCGGGGGATGATGTGGCCGAACCGGTTTTACTTAAAACCCGCCTGCTGGTAAGGGCGAGCAGCCAGGTTATTGCGCCTTGA
- a CDS encoding helix-turn-helix transcriptional regulator, whose amino-acid sequence MDTNEIIDAFTALSQVTRLEAFRLLVRHEPEGLPAGELARLLEVPHNTMSAHLGVLSRSGLITSKRQGRSIIYRASLARMNDVVAFMVNDCCAGHPELCLPLQQPQAAKASCKMEAEK is encoded by the coding sequence ATGGACACAAATGAAATCATCGATGCCTTTACTGCCCTGTCGCAAGTCACCCGGCTGGAGGCATTTCGCCTGCTGGTCCGGCATGAACCGGAAGGTTTGCCGGCAGGTGAGCTTGCCCGTTTGCTTGAGGTACCCCACAACACGATGTCGGCCCATTTGGGGGTATTATCGCGCTCGGGGCTGATCACCTCAAAACGGCAGGGACGCTCCATCATCTACCGCGCCAGCCTGGCGCGAATGAATGATGTGGTGGCTTTCATGGTCAATGACTGCTGTGCCGGTCATCCCGAACTGTGCCTGCCCCTGCAACAGCCCCAAGCGGCAAAGGCATCGTGCAAAATGGAAGCTGAAAAATGA